From a single Podarcis raffonei isolate rPodRaf1 chromosome 10, rPodRaf1.pri, whole genome shotgun sequence genomic region:
- the ECHDC3 gene encoding enoyl-CoA hydratase domain-containing protein 3, mitochondrial isoform X1 produces the protein MAAAAFARGAGLCTAQLPRPLLRTQRIFASGGGAPGRRQHCQQVPAEPRLTRTWQEDGIRNIVLNNPLKRNALSLSMISSLREDVLRDIESTDLRVIIISGILLIKPMRVGEGPVFSSGHDLKELAFEKGEKHHREIFETCSEVMTLLPKLPVPVIAKVNGLATAAGCQLVASCDIAVASEKSRFATPGVNVGLFCSTPGVALGRSLPRKVAMEMLLTGEAMTAQEALLHGLISKVVSEDKLEDETLRIARRICESSRPVVALGKSTFYKQMEQDIGAAYRIASRVMVENLALQDGQEGIKAFVSKRKPAWSHS, from the exons ATGGCTGCAGCTGCTTTTGCGAGAGGCGCCGGGCTCTGCACCGCGCAGCTCCCGCGGCCGCTGCTCCGCACCCAGCGCATCTTTGCAAGCGGCGGCGGCGCGCCCGGGCGGAGGCAGCATTGCCAGCAAGTTCCCGCGGAGCCGAGGCTGACTCGCACGTGGCAGGAGGATGGGATCAG GAACATTGTTTTGAACAATCCTCTCAAGAGAAATGCACTTTCGCTCTCCATGATAAGCTCCCTCCGTGAGGATGTTCTGCGCGATATTGAAAGCACCGATCTGAGAGTCATTATAATTTCAGGTATTTTGCTCATCAAACCTATGAGGGTAG GAGAAGGTCCCGTTTTCTCCTCTGGGCATGACTTGAAGGAACTGGCGTTTGAGAAGGGTGAGAAGCACCACAGAGAAATCTTTGAGACCTGTTCTGAG GTCATGACGTTGCTCCCCAAGCTACCTGTTCCTGTAATCGCCAAAGTCAACGGCTTGGCCACGGCCGCCGGCTGCCAGTTGGTGGCCAGCTGCGATATTGCTGTGGCCAGCGAGAAATCCAGGTTCGCCACACCGGGAGTGAACGTCGGCCTGTTCTGCTCGACGCCTGGAGTGGCCCTGGGGAGATCTCTCCCGAGAAAG GTTGCGATGGAGATGCTGTTGACGGGAGAGGCCATGACCGCCCAGGAGGCGCTTCTGCACGGGCTCATCAGCAAAGTGGTCTCAGAAGACAAGCTGGAAGACGAGACCCTGAGAATCGCCCGCAGGATATGCGAGAGCAGCCGGCCTGTCGTGGCTCTGGGCAAATCCACCTTTTACAAACAGATGGAGCAGGACATCGGCGCTGCCTACAGAATAGCCTCCCGGGTCATGGTGGAGAACCTGGCCCTGCAGGATGGGCAGGAGGGCATCAAGGCCTTTGTCTCCAAACGCAAGCCGGCCTGGTCGCATTCCTGA
- the ECHDC3 gene encoding enoyl-CoA hydratase domain-containing protein 3, mitochondrial isoform X3 has translation MAAAAFARGAGLCTAQLPRPLLRTQRIFASGGGAPGRRQHCQQVPAEPRLTRTWQEDGIRNIVLNNPLKRNALSLSMISSLREDVLRDIESTDLRVIIISGILLIKPMRVMTLLPKLPVPVIAKVNGLATAAGCQLVASCDIAVASEKSRFATPGVNVGLFCSTPGVALGRSLPRKVAMEMLLTGEAMTAQEALLHGLISKVVSEDKLEDETLRIARRICESSRPVVALGKSTFYKQMEQDIGAAYRIASRVMVENLALQDGQEGIKAFVSKRKPAWSHS, from the exons ATGGCTGCAGCTGCTTTTGCGAGAGGCGCCGGGCTCTGCACCGCGCAGCTCCCGCGGCCGCTGCTCCGCACCCAGCGCATCTTTGCAAGCGGCGGCGGCGCGCCCGGGCGGAGGCAGCATTGCCAGCAAGTTCCCGCGGAGCCGAGGCTGACTCGCACGTGGCAGGAGGATGGGATCAG GAACATTGTTTTGAACAATCCTCTCAAGAGAAATGCACTTTCGCTCTCCATGATAAGCTCCCTCCGTGAGGATGTTCTGCGCGATATTGAAAGCACCGATCTGAGAGTCATTATAATTTCAGGTATTTTGCTCATCAAACCTATGAGG GTCATGACGTTGCTCCCCAAGCTACCTGTTCCTGTAATCGCCAAAGTCAACGGCTTGGCCACGGCCGCCGGCTGCCAGTTGGTGGCCAGCTGCGATATTGCTGTGGCCAGCGAGAAATCCAGGTTCGCCACACCGGGAGTGAACGTCGGCCTGTTCTGCTCGACGCCTGGAGTGGCCCTGGGGAGATCTCTCCCGAGAAAG GTTGCGATGGAGATGCTGTTGACGGGAGAGGCCATGACCGCCCAGGAGGCGCTTCTGCACGGGCTCATCAGCAAAGTGGTCTCAGAAGACAAGCTGGAAGACGAGACCCTGAGAATCGCCCGCAGGATATGCGAGAGCAGCCGGCCTGTCGTGGCTCTGGGCAAATCCACCTTTTACAAACAGATGGAGCAGGACATCGGCGCTGCCTACAGAATAGCCTCCCGGGTCATGGTGGAGAACCTGGCCCTGCAGGATGGGCAGGAGGGCATCAAGGCCTTTGTCTCCAAACGCAAGCCGGCCTGGTCGCATTCCTGA
- the ECHDC3 gene encoding enoyl-CoA hydratase domain-containing protein 3, mitochondrial isoform X2, with protein sequence MAAAAFARGAGLCTAQLPRPLLRTQRIFASGGGAPGRRQHCQQVPAEPRLTRTWQEDGIRNIVLNNPLKRNALSLSMISSLREDVLRDIESTDLRVIIISGEGPVFSSGHDLKELAFEKGEKHHREIFETCSEVMTLLPKLPVPVIAKVNGLATAAGCQLVASCDIAVASEKSRFATPGVNVGLFCSTPGVALGRSLPRKVAMEMLLTGEAMTAQEALLHGLISKVVSEDKLEDETLRIARRICESSRPVVALGKSTFYKQMEQDIGAAYRIASRVMVENLALQDGQEGIKAFVSKRKPAWSHS encoded by the exons ATGGCTGCAGCTGCTTTTGCGAGAGGCGCCGGGCTCTGCACCGCGCAGCTCCCGCGGCCGCTGCTCCGCACCCAGCGCATCTTTGCAAGCGGCGGCGGCGCGCCCGGGCGGAGGCAGCATTGCCAGCAAGTTCCCGCGGAGCCGAGGCTGACTCGCACGTGGCAGGAGGATGGGATCAG GAACATTGTTTTGAACAATCCTCTCAAGAGAAATGCACTTTCGCTCTCCATGATAAGCTCCCTCCGTGAGGATGTTCTGCGCGATATTGAAAGCACCGATCTGAGAGTCATTATAATTTCAG GAGAAGGTCCCGTTTTCTCCTCTGGGCATGACTTGAAGGAACTGGCGTTTGAGAAGGGTGAGAAGCACCACAGAGAAATCTTTGAGACCTGTTCTGAG GTCATGACGTTGCTCCCCAAGCTACCTGTTCCTGTAATCGCCAAAGTCAACGGCTTGGCCACGGCCGCCGGCTGCCAGTTGGTGGCCAGCTGCGATATTGCTGTGGCCAGCGAGAAATCCAGGTTCGCCACACCGGGAGTGAACGTCGGCCTGTTCTGCTCGACGCCTGGAGTGGCCCTGGGGAGATCTCTCCCGAGAAAG GTTGCGATGGAGATGCTGTTGACGGGAGAGGCCATGACCGCCCAGGAGGCGCTTCTGCACGGGCTCATCAGCAAAGTGGTCTCAGAAGACAAGCTGGAAGACGAGACCCTGAGAATCGCCCGCAGGATATGCGAGAGCAGCCGGCCTGTCGTGGCTCTGGGCAAATCCACCTTTTACAAACAGATGGAGCAGGACATCGGCGCTGCCTACAGAATAGCCTCCCGGGTCATGGTGGAGAACCTGGCCCTGCAGGATGGGCAGGAGGGCATCAAGGCCTTTGTCTCCAAACGCAAGCCGGCCTGGTCGCATTCCTGA